A genomic stretch from Sporolituus thermophilus DSM 23256 includes:
- a CDS encoding type IV secretion system DNA-binding domain-containing protein, with translation MPRGYETHETFWSDLKMYSQLFLRAVLVGLFLQVLLMCFVIFQSEKTFSFIDADGREIHIPPTAWFRYHTGFVGINFANEVQIEKEILPYARGWRQLPIDQYRHFLDWLTDGAYFLQKQEYGKWFNLSWFSYAFSVLYIIFFVTSSKKMSDEKFVRGAQLTPLSELNKKLAAAARNNPLALKIGETTMPYEMESKHILVLGTSGSGKSVLLNQLAAQITKRKQDFKTADRMIFYDIKGEFLSKQFQKGDLIFFPFDARSIGWNIFNEIEIAPDLDVLCRSLFSAPDAKDSYWYNCASDVFRTGLVYLALSNKTRNSDIWNFFSQPLAAIKAAFQTLPPSEQGALKHIDQQDSPASASIISILQERIQFFRYLVDLDGDFSFRQYVRGGQAGRQGNLFILNIEQYADIFRPLMSLVIDTMVREILSLPDDAHRRVFFVLDELGTLNRMDSILQLLTVGRSKGGCLVTASQDLGRIEERYGRANLKTFFNNFNTTFTFRIREPETAEFLSRAIGEQQLIKTNLSRQMSPGDVGDRKSISEQEKTERLIMPAEFQSLPDLTAIVNIAGFGVSRITIPRVFYKERHPGFVMRQFAELKAPAPEASDDITVKDAQNDEQAAQPAPVQPKVVNDLKF, from the coding sequence ATGCCGCGAGGGTATGAAACTCACGAAACTTTCTGGTCTGACCTGAAAATGTATTCCCAACTGTTTTTGCGTGCGGTTTTGGTTGGCCTGTTTTTGCAAGTTTTGTTGATGTGTTTTGTGATTTTCCAAAGCGAAAAAACCTTCTCATTTATCGATGCCGACGGGCGGGAAATTCATATCCCGCCCACGGCATGGTTTCGGTATCATACCGGGTTTGTCGGTATCAATTTTGCGAACGAAGTGCAAATTGAAAAAGAAATATTGCCGTATGCCCGGGGCTGGCGACAGCTACCGATAGATCAGTATCGCCATTTTTTAGACTGGCTCACAGACGGTGCGTATTTTTTGCAAAAGCAGGAGTATGGCAAGTGGTTCAATCTATCGTGGTTTAGCTACGCATTTTCTGTGCTGTATATTATATTTTTTGTTACGTCATCAAAAAAAATGTCCGACGAAAAATTTGTGCGCGGCGCACAGCTCACGCCACTGTCTGAACTCAACAAAAAACTTGCCGCCGCCGCCCGAAACAACCCGCTTGCGCTCAAAATCGGCGAAACAACTATGCCATACGAAATGGAGTCAAAGCATATTTTGGTTTTAGGTACTTCCGGCTCGGGAAAAAGCGTTCTGCTCAACCAGTTAGCCGCACAAATCACCAAGCGGAAACAGGATTTCAAAACCGCCGACCGCATGATTTTTTATGACATAAAAGGTGAATTTTTGTCGAAACAATTTCAAAAGGGCGACCTAATTTTTTTCCCGTTTGATGCCCGCTCGATCGGATGGAACATTTTCAACGAAATCGAAATCGCACCCGATCTGGATGTCCTTTGCCGCAGCCTGTTTTCCGCGCCTGATGCCAAAGACTCTTACTGGTACAATTGCGCCAGCGACGTATTCCGTACCGGTCTGGTCTATCTAGCATTGAGTAACAAAACGCGCAACAGCGACATCTGGAACTTCTTCTCGCAACCGCTTGCGGCGATCAAAGCTGCATTTCAAACCTTGCCACCATCCGAGCAAGGCGCCCTGAAGCACATCGACCAGCAGGACAGCCCGGCATCGGCCTCGATCATCTCTATATTGCAAGAGCGAATCCAGTTTTTCCGTTATCTTGTCGATCTTGACGGCGACTTTTCTTTTCGCCAGTACGTTCGCGGGGGACAGGCAGGCCGCCAGGGGAACCTGTTTATCTTGAACATCGAACAGTACGCAGATATTTTCCGCCCGCTCATGTCGCTTGTTATCGACACAATGGTTCGCGAAATATTGTCGCTGCCGGATGATGCCCACCGCCGCGTTTTCTTTGTTCTGGATGAGCTTGGTACCCTGAACCGAATGGACTCAATACTCCAGCTGCTCACCGTTGGCCGGTCAAAAGGCGGCTGCTTAGTGACCGCATCGCAAGACCTGGGCCGAATCGAAGAGCGTTACGGTCGCGCTAATTTAAAAACGTTTTTCAATAACTTCAACACTACATTTACTTTCCGCATTCGCGAACCTGAAACCGCTGAATTTTTGAGCCGGGCGATCGGCGAACAGCAGCTGATCAAGACAAATTTGTCGCGGCAAATGTCACCGGGCGATGTTGGCGATAGAAAGAGTATCAGTGAACAGGAAAAGACAGAACGCCTAATTATGCCAGCTGAATTTCAGTCGTTGCCAGATTTGACAGCTATCGTCAACATTGCCGGATTCGGTGTTTCAAGAATTACAATTCCCCGCGTTTTTTACAAAGAACGTCACCCTGGTTTCGTGATGCGGCAATTTGCTGAGCTAAAAGCACCAGCACCAGAAGCGTCAGACGACATAACAGTTAAAGACGCGCAAAACGATGAGCAAGCCGCACAACCAGCGCCAGTGCAGCCAAAAGTTGTTAATGATCTAAAATTCTAG
- a CDS encoding plasmid mobilization protein, whose amino-acid sequence MAQTRAVTGFVASDAVGQASDKMSDKIIKHVYNISFPASDKTSDQKIEKRGFKMEEKVSFRVTAEQKNRLMRLADLTNKSLSDYARDAALSFSTNCDSDFAKIEKITNDILADIIYIKKFQYVVTRLALFIVNEYTKDSKKTMEYFHEILADANEKFDEKGE is encoded by the coding sequence GTGGCACAAACCCGCGCCGTTACTGGCTTCGTGGCGTCTGACGCGGTCGGACAAGCGTCTGACAAAATGTCGGACAAAATAATCAAACACGTTTATAATATAAGTTTTCCTGCGTCTGACAAAACGTCAGACCAAAAAATAGAAAAGCGAGGTTTTAAAATGGAAGAAAAAGTTAGTTTTCGAGTTACAGCGGAGCAAAAAAATCGGCTCATGCGATTAGCCGATCTTACCAACAAGTCACTCTCAGATTATGCGCGAGATGCCGCTCTTTCATTTTCCACCAATTGCGATTCCGATTTCGCCAAAATCGAAAAAATTACTAACGACATTTTGGCCGACATTATATACATCAAAAAATTCCAATACGTCGTCACGCGTCTTGCATTGTTCATCGTGAATGAGTATACAAAAGACTCGAAAAAAACGATGGAATATTTCCACGAAATTTTGGCAGATGCTAACGAAAAATTCGATGAAAAAGGGGAATAA
- a CDS encoding helix-turn-helix transcriptional regulator, whose amino-acid sequence MKKETQSDKKRLITVNEALESIPLGKTAFYAAIRRGDVPGVVRIGRKIFIKTEALEQMLTHSGT is encoded by the coding sequence ATGAAAAAAGAAACGCAAAGCGACAAGAAGAGACTAATCACTGTGAATGAAGCGCTAGAATCAATACCCCTTGGCAAAACTGCGTTTTACGCTGCGATAAGGCGTGGCGATGTGCCGGGGGTCGTGCGAATTGGTCGCAAAATTTTCATCAAAACAGAAGCTCTAGAACAAATGCTTACTCACTCAGGGACGTGA
- the cooS gene encoding anaerobic carbon-monoxide dehydrogenase catalytic subunit, with protein MTEQYHSTQQRISIHPSVLEMYEKIHADGISNVFDRYPPQEKIRCNFCLQGNSCQLCSHGPCRISDKAGAILGVCGIDRDAMAMRAMLLLNVMGSATYTHHAYQAFRTLKSTAEGKTPFEIKDVDKLKFMCSKLGIPTDTSVSEMAYKLADALIAELHHDYDEPSKMIQAFAPKHRKKVWQELAIFPAGVLYEISDATASCLTNVDGDYVSLAKKALRLGIATIYTSQIGLEMVQDILYGTPMPHEVEVDLGIMDPDYVNIVFNGHQPWTGFATMKLASEEKWKNAAKAAGAKGIKVIGSIETGQELLQRAEMSEVFGGLTGNWLHIEPLLATGTVDVFAMDENCCPPNLAPYAEKYQVTLVSVNDIVRIPDLKFAFDYKPPEAAFIAQKLIELGIDNFKHRRQKVQPTVPKYKQKAIAGFSTEAVLKALGGKLDPLVDVIAAGKIKGVVALVNCTSLKNGPQDYVTVNLAKELIKRDILIVAGGCGCHALEVAGLANPDALSLAGSGLQEVGRALGIPPVLPFGTCTDTGRISMLVTALADHLDVDVPQLPIAVTAPQWLEQKATIDGIFAIAYGAYTHLAPPPSITGAPRLVKLLTEDVEELTGGKVAVTDDPVEAANGIEAHIMKKRKALGLS; from the coding sequence ATGACCGAACAGTACCATTCTACCCAACAGCGTATCAGCATCCATCCGTCGGTGTTGGAAATGTACGAAAAAATTCATGCCGACGGCATTAGCAACGTCTTTGACCGCTATCCGCCGCAGGAAAAAATCCGCTGTAACTTTTGTCTCCAAGGCAACAGTTGCCAGCTGTGCTCGCACGGCCCGTGCCGCATTTCAGACAAAGCAGGCGCCATTTTGGGCGTATGCGGCATCGACCGAGACGCAATGGCCATGCGGGCCATGCTGCTCTTAAACGTTATGGGCAGCGCCACCTATACCCACCATGCCTATCAGGCTTTCCGCACACTCAAGTCCACTGCTGAAGGTAAAACGCCCTTTGAGATCAAGGACGTAGACAAGCTCAAGTTCATGTGCAGCAAGTTAGGCATCCCTACTGATACTTCGGTCAGCGAAATGGCCTATAAGCTGGCTGATGCTCTCATCGCCGAACTGCACCACGATTATGACGAACCCAGTAAGATGATTCAGGCCTTCGCTCCCAAACACCGCAAGAAAGTCTGGCAAGAACTGGCCATATTCCCCGCCGGCGTGCTCTACGAAATTTCCGATGCCACCGCCAGCTGCCTGACCAACGTCGACGGTGACTACGTTTCTTTGGCGAAGAAAGCGCTCCGTCTTGGCATCGCGACCATTTACACTTCCCAAATCGGGCTGGAAATGGTACAGGATATCCTGTACGGTACGCCCATGCCGCATGAAGTCGAAGTTGACCTGGGCATCATGGATCCTGACTATGTCAATATCGTTTTCAACGGCCACCAGCCGTGGACCGGTTTTGCAACCATGAAACTGGCGAGTGAAGAAAAATGGAAAAACGCTGCCAAGGCGGCCGGCGCCAAAGGCATCAAAGTCATCGGTTCTATCGAAACCGGCCAGGAACTCCTTCAGCGCGCGGAAATGAGTGAAGTCTTTGGCGGCCTGACCGGCAACTGGCTGCATATCGAGCCGCTTTTGGCTACCGGTACGGTCGACGTATTTGCCATGGACGAAAACTGCTGTCCACCTAATCTGGCTCCCTATGCGGAAAAGTATCAGGTTACACTGGTCAGCGTTAATGACATTGTCCGTATTCCTGACCTTAAATTCGCCTTTGACTACAAGCCGCCGGAAGCGGCCTTCATTGCTCAGAAATTAATCGAACTTGGCATTGATAACTTCAAACACCGTCGGCAAAAAGTGCAGCCCACTGTGCCCAAATATAAGCAGAAAGCCATTGCCGGCTTTTCTACCGAAGCAGTGCTGAAAGCGCTCGGCGGTAAACTCGATCCGCTGGTGGACGTCATTGCCGCCGGTAAGATCAAGGGTGTCGTTGCCCTCGTCAACTGCACCTCCCTTAAGAACGGCCCGCAGGACTATGTAACGGTCAACTTGGCAAAAGAGCTGATTAAGCGCGATATCCTGATCGTAGCCGGCGGCTGCGGCTGTCACGCTCTGGAAGTGGCCGGTTTGGCCAACCCTGACGCCCTTTCCCTGGCAGGCAGCGGCTTGCAGGAAGTGGGCCGCGCTCTCGGTATCCCGCCTGTTCTGCCCTTCGGCACCTGCACCGATACGGGCCGCATCAGCATGCTCGTAACTGCGCTGGCCGATCATCTCGATGTGGATGTGCCGCAGCTGCCCATCGCCGTTACGGCGCCGCAGTGGCTGGAGCAAAAGGCGACCATCGACGGCATTTTCGCCATAGCTTATGGCGCTTACACTCACCTGGCGCCGCCGCCCAGTATCACCGGCGCGCCGCGTCTTGTTAAGCTGCTAACCGAAGATGTGGAAGAACTGACCGGCGGCAAGGTTGCTGTTACCGACGACCCGGTTGAAGCCGCCAACGGTATTGAAGCCCATATTATGAAGAAGCGCAAAGCGCTTGGCCTGAGCTAA
- a CDS encoding Fe-S-containing hydro-lyase, protein MTEPIRITTPLTEEKARSLKAGDSVLISGIIYTARDAAHKRMVEALDRGESLPVDLRDQIIYYVGPTPAKPGYPIGSAGPTTSGRMDAYTPRMLEQGLRGMIGKGYRQSEVVEAMKKYGAVYFAATGGAAALIAKTIKKYEVVAYEDLGTEAIARLTVEDFPAIVVIDSEGRNFYLEGQKQYRKYQG, encoded by the coding sequence ATGACAGAGCCAATTCGTATCACCACGCCGTTGACCGAAGAAAAGGCCCGCAGCCTGAAAGCCGGTGACAGTGTTTTGATCAGCGGGATCATCTATACCGCCCGCGACGCCGCCCATAAACGAATGGTAGAAGCCCTCGACCGCGGGGAATCACTCCCGGTCGATTTGCGGGACCAAATCATCTACTATGTTGGTCCCACACCGGCCAAACCCGGCTACCCGATCGGTTCGGCCGGACCAACCACCAGCGGCCGCATGGACGCCTATACGCCCCGGATGCTTGAGCAGGGCCTAAGGGGCATGATTGGCAAAGGGTATCGCCAGAGCGAAGTGGTGGAAGCAATGAAGAAATACGGCGCCGTCTATTTCGCCGCTACCGGCGGCGCTGCGGCGCTTATCGCCAAGACCATTAAAAAATATGAAGTAGTGGCCTATGAAGACCTCGGGACCGAGGCGATCGCGCGGCTGACGGTTGAGGATTTTCCAGCCATTGTGGTCATTGACAGCGAAGGCCGCAACTTCTATTTGGAAGGCCAAAAGCAGTACCGGAAATATCAGGGATAG
- a CDS encoding fumarate hydratase, translated as MRTIEAAQITAAVAKLAVEANYNLSPDIYDALVAGREKEESPLGKEILGQLVTNACIAREEAMPICQDTGMAVVFVELGQDVHITGGSLADAVNAGVAKGYTEGYLRKSVVDDPLFDRKNTQDNTPAILHVELVPGDKLKIMLAPKGFGSENMSALKMFKPAEGVAGVKKFVVDTVFNAGSNPCPPIVVGVGIGGTMEKAALLAKKALLRPINRRNANPVYAKFEEELLELINETGVGPQGLGGRVTALAVNIEYFPTHIAGLPVAININCHATRHAEIEL; from the coding sequence TTGCGCACCATTGAGGCTGCCCAGATCACCGCGGCGGTAGCCAAACTCGCCGTGGAAGCCAACTATAACTTGTCGCCGGATATTTATGACGCTTTGGTAGCAGGGCGCGAAAAAGAAGAATCGCCGTTGGGCAAAGAAATTCTCGGTCAGCTGGTGACCAACGCCTGTATCGCCCGGGAAGAGGCCATGCCGATTTGCCAGGATACGGGCATGGCGGTCGTGTTCGTCGAACTGGGCCAGGATGTCCACATCACCGGCGGCAGTCTGGCCGATGCGGTCAATGCCGGTGTAGCCAAAGGGTATACTGAAGGGTATCTGCGCAAATCAGTAGTGGACGATCCGCTGTTTGACCGCAAGAATACGCAGGATAACACGCCGGCCATACTGCATGTTGAACTGGTACCGGGCGACAAGCTGAAAATTATGCTCGCGCCGAAGGGATTTGGCAGCGAAAACATGAGCGCGCTCAAAATGTTCAAGCCTGCCGAAGGCGTGGCCGGCGTGAAAAAGTTTGTTGTCGACACCGTTTTTAACGCCGGTTCTAATCCGTGCCCGCCCATTGTCGTCGGGGTGGGCATCGGCGGTACCATGGAAAAAGCGGCGCTGCTGGCGAAAAAAGCGCTGCTCAGGCCCATAAATCGGCGTAATGCCAATCCGGTTTACGCTAAATTTGAGGAAGAACTCCTTGAACTTATTAACGAAACAGGCGTAGGGCCCCAGGGGCTTGGCGGGCGGGTGACCGCGCTGGCCGTCAATATTGAATATTTCCCCACCCATATCGCCGGCCTGCCGGTGGCCATTAACATTAATTGTCACGCTACCCGGCACGCCGAAATTGAACTATAG
- a CDS encoding NAD(P)-dependent malic enzyme produces MNVREEAMKLHREYQGKLGVASKVPLRDKRDLSIAYTPGVAEPCKEIKGNKDLSFELTCRGNMVAVVTDGTRVLGLGDIGPEAAMPVMEGKCVLFKVFGDVDAVPICLDTKDPDKIIETVKLLQPSFAGINLEDLSSPKCYDIEDKLKEQLDIPVFHDDQHGTAIAALSALIGALRFVKKDLKTAKIVVNGVGAAGSAIGRLLVNAGAENVIMVDVNGALYDGMPGLNRIQQQLARTTNKQGLRGNLAEVAKGADALIGVSAPGAFTPEIIQSMAKDPIVFAMANPVPEIMYDEAKAAGAKVAGTGRSDAPNQVNNVTVFPGIFRGALDVRARQINEEMKIAAAYAIADLISEDELREDYVVPDAFDPRVAPAVAAAVARVAMETGVARVKVDPEEVRAKTAARVKLGK; encoded by the coding sequence ATGAATGTCCGCGAAGAAGCGATGAAACTCCACCGGGAATACCAGGGCAAGCTGGGCGTGGCCAGCAAGGTGCCGCTCCGCGACAAGCGCGATTTGAGCATCGCCTATACCCCTGGCGTCGCCGAGCCGTGTAAAGAGATTAAGGGAAACAAGGACTTGTCCTTCGAACTGACCTGCCGGGGCAATATGGTGGCCGTGGTTACCGACGGCACCCGCGTCCTGGGCTTGGGTGACATCGGTCCGGAAGCGGCCATGCCGGTCATGGAAGGAAAATGCGTTCTGTTCAAGGTCTTCGGCGACGTGGACGCCGTACCAATTTGTCTGGACACCAAAGACCCGGACAAAATCATTGAGACGGTAAAACTGCTGCAGCCCAGTTTCGCCGGGATCAACCTGGAGGATCTTTCGTCGCCGAAGTGTTACGACATCGAAGATAAACTGAAAGAACAGCTAGACATCCCCGTTTTTCATGACGACCAGCATGGCACGGCCATTGCCGCCTTGTCCGCGCTTATCGGCGCGTTGCGTTTTGTGAAAAAAGACCTGAAAACAGCCAAAATCGTCGTTAACGGTGTAGGCGCCGCCGGCAGCGCCATCGGCCGCCTGCTTGTCAACGCCGGCGCCGAAAACGTGATTATGGTGGATGTGAATGGCGCGCTGTATGACGGGATGCCGGGTCTGAACCGCATCCAGCAGCAGCTTGCCCGTACGACGAATAAGCAGGGCCTGCGCGGCAATTTGGCCGAAGTGGCCAAAGGTGCCGATGCGCTGATCGGCGTGTCCGCTCCCGGCGCCTTTACTCCAGAGATCATTCAGAGCATGGCGAAAGACCCGATCGTTTTTGCCATGGCTAACCCGGTGCCGGAAATTATGTACGACGAGGCCAAGGCGGCCGGCGCGAAAGTGGCCGGGACCGGCCGGTCGGACGCTCCCAACCAGGTTAACAACGTGACCGTCTTTCCCGGTATTTTCCGCGGCGCTCTCGACGTGCGCGCCCGTCAGATCAACGAAGAGATGAAGATCGCCGCCGCCTACGCTATTGCCGACCTGATTAGCGAAGATGAACTGCGGGAAGATTATGTTGTTCCTGACGCTTTCGATCCGCGGGTCGCTCCGGCCGTTGCCGCCGCTGTTGCCCGCGTCGCAATGGAGACTGGGGTGGCCCGCGTTAAAGTCGACCCCGAAGAAGTGCGGGCCAAGACGGCCGCCCGGGTTAAATTGGGGAAATAA
- the citC gene encoding [citrate (pro-3S)-lyase] ligase, whose amino-acid sequence MLWADAELRVVNLANLREVAEVRDFLARFDLTFDETVEYTVGLYRQDRLVATGSLAGEVLRNFAVDEALQGEGLAATVVSHLMQEAARRGRFHYFVFTRPNKAHLFASLGFKEIARAEPYAALLEAGIGSIDGYCRELAQAAAALPAGPRAALVVNCNPFTLGHKAVITKAARENAAVVVLVVSEDRSLFPFDVRLRLVREGLADYHNILVLPGGKYIVSAATFPGYFTRGEETVAAQTRLDATVFARYIAPALGVTVRYVGDEPYCPVTRAYNEAMAEILPLYGIDLKIMSRITADGEIVSASRVRELIRRDNWDEIRKLVPETTYRYLLSPEAAPVIARIRSSHSRH is encoded by the coding sequence ATGCTGTGGGCTGATGCGGAGCTACGGGTCGTCAACTTGGCAAACTTGCGCGAAGTGGCCGAAGTGCGCGATTTTCTGGCGCGATTTGACTTAACCTTTGATGAGACCGTGGAATATACAGTCGGGCTCTACCGTCAAGACCGGTTGGTGGCAACCGGCTCGCTGGCCGGGGAAGTGCTGCGCAACTTTGCCGTTGATGAGGCGCTGCAGGGCGAGGGTCTGGCGGCCACCGTCGTCAGCCACTTGATGCAGGAAGCCGCGCGGCGCGGCCGGTTCCACTATTTTGTCTTCACCCGCCCCAACAAAGCTCATTTATTCGCTTCCTTAGGCTTTAAGGAAATTGCCCGGGCCGAGCCGTATGCCGCCCTGCTCGAAGCCGGCATCGGCTCCATTGACGGTTACTGCCGGGAACTGGCCCAGGCAGCGGCTGCCTTGCCGGCAGGGCCGCGGGCGGCCTTGGTGGTTAACTGTAACCCCTTTACTTTAGGCCATAAGGCGGTCATTACCAAAGCGGCCCGGGAAAATGCTGCCGTCGTTGTACTGGTCGTGAGCGAGGATCGCTCCCTTTTCCCTTTCGATGTACGGTTGCGTTTGGTGCGGGAGGGCTTGGCCGACTACCATAATATCCTTGTGCTGCCAGGGGGCAAATATATTGTCTCGGCGGCGACCTTCCCCGGCTACTTTACCCGCGGCGAAGAGACGGTAGCCGCCCAGACGCGGCTGGATGCCACCGTTTTTGCCCGGTACATCGCTCCGGCCCTGGGGGTAACAGTCCGCTATGTGGGCGATGAGCCTTACTGTCCGGTTACCCGCGCCTATAACGAGGCAATGGCGGAAATTTTGCCGCTGTATGGCATCGACCTAAAGATTATGTCACGCATTACCGCTGACGGCGAGATCGTCTCTGCCTCGCGGGTGCGCGAACTTATACGCCGGGATAACTGGGACGAGATCAGGAAGCTGGTGCCGGAGACTACTTACCGATATTTGCTGTCACCGGAAGCGGCGCCGGTAATTGCGCGGATCAGAAGCAGCCATTCCCGTCATTAA
- the citF gene encoding citrate lyase subunit alpha, with protein MINAIGREIPETIDGYGPVKPFAGAFKAVPDMCRRAPRVKTVRPGESKVLPSLEEAFRRAGVRDGMTLSFHHHFRNGDGVVNMVLATAAKLGLKNLKVALSSVFPVHAPMIEHFKSGVVTALDTNYMSGPVAQAISRGVLAQPVILRTHGGRARAIECGELKIDVAFIAAPAADDYGNISGVLGPAACGSLGYAFPDAEYADCVVAVTDHLVEYPLAPVSIPQTRVDYVVKVDSVGDPKGIVSGTTRITKDPVGLKMAETAARVIEAAGLIKDGFAFQTGAGGATLATAHFVRQKMLQAGVTGSFVLGGITAYLVDMLEKGLFKKIIDVQGFDLEAVRSIATNPNHLEVGANFYANPFNAGCAVNKLDAVILGATEIDTDFNVNVVTGSDGMIMGGSGGHSDAAAGAKVTIVVANLLRGRLPIIVDKVLTATTPGETVDVLVTERGVAVNPRRTDLRDKLLAAGLPVKEIDELKALAEKIAGIPTKIKTGERIVAVVEYRDGTIIDVVRQVEG; from the coding sequence ATGATCAATGCAATCGGACGGGAAATTCCCGAAACTATCGATGGTTATGGTCCGGTCAAACCCTTCGCCGGCGCCTTTAAGGCCGTGCCGGATATGTGCCGCAGGGCGCCGCGGGTAAAGACCGTGCGGCCCGGCGAGTCGAAGGTGCTGCCCAGTCTGGAAGAGGCCTTCCGCCGCGCCGGCGTTCGTGACGGCATGACCTTATCTTTCCACCACCATTTTCGTAACGGTGACGGTGTCGTCAACATGGTGCTGGCGACGGCGGCGAAATTGGGGTTAAAAAATTTAAAAGTAGCCTTAAGCTCCGTTTTTCCCGTCCACGCTCCCATGATCGAACACTTTAAGAGCGGCGTCGTAACCGCCCTCGATACTAACTATATGTCAGGGCCCGTTGCCCAGGCCATTTCCCGCGGCGTACTGGCGCAGCCCGTTATTCTCCGTACCCACGGCGGGCGGGCCCGGGCCATTGAGTGCGGTGAGCTGAAAATTGACGTGGCCTTCATCGCCGCGCCGGCTGCCGACGACTACGGCAATATTAGCGGCGTCCTGGGACCGGCTGCCTGCGGCTCGCTTGGCTACGCTTTTCCTGATGCCGAATATGCCGATTGCGTTGTGGCGGTAACAGATCATCTGGTGGAATATCCGCTTGCGCCGGTGTCGATACCGCAGACACGGGTAGATTATGTAGTAAAAGTGGACAGTGTTGGCGACCCGAAAGGGATTGTTTCCGGGACGACCCGCATTACGAAAGACCCGGTAGGCCTAAAAATGGCCGAAACGGCAGCCCGCGTCATCGAAGCGGCCGGACTTATCAAAGACGGATTCGCTTTCCAGACGGGCGCCGGCGGGGCGACACTGGCAACTGCCCACTTCGTGCGGCAAAAGATGCTTCAGGCCGGCGTTACCGGCAGTTTCGTGCTCGGCGGTATTACCGCTTATCTGGTCGATATGCTGGAGAAGGGGCTGTTTAAAAAGATAATTGACGTGCAGGGGTTCGACCTGGAGGCCGTGCGTTCCATCGCCACCAACCCCAACCATCTGGAGGTGGGCGCTAACTTTTATGCTAATCCTTTTAACGCCGGCTGCGCGGTAAATAAATTGGATGCCGTAATCCTGGGAGCGACCGAGATCGACACCGACTTCAACGTCAATGTTGTCACCGGATCGGACGGTATGATCATGGGCGGTTCCGGCGGCCACAGCGACGCCGCCGCCGGGGCGAAAGTAACCATTGTCGTCGCCAACCTGCTGCGGGGGCGCTTGCCGATCATTGTCGACAAAGTGCTCACCGCTACGACGCCGGGCGAGACGGTTGACGTCCTGGTAACCGAACGGGGCGTGGCCGTTAATCCGCGGCGGACTGATTTGCGCGATAAACTCTTAGCCGCCGGCCTGCCGGTGAAAGAGATTGACGAACTGAAGGCGCTGGCCGAAAAAATTGCGGGTATTCCGACGAAAATCAAGACCGGTGAGCGGATTGTCGCCGTCGTTGAGTACCGTGATGGCACCATCATTGATGTGGTGCGGCAAGTGGAGGGGTGA
- a CDS encoding HpcH/HpaI aldolase/citrate lyase family protein, with the protein MQLRRTMLFIPGNNPGMLQNGGVFGADAVILDLEDAVAPQEKDAARLLVAHALKYVDYAGSERVVRINTLDTFGLADIRAIVPCGPDALLVPKVQCAADIEAAAKAVALAERPGQKPVNLIALIETPRGLAEAYAIATADKRVVALALGAEDYTAAIGAQRTPEGSEILTARTLLVNAAAAAGIQAIDTPYTDANDEAGLERDTAFAKHLGFRGKLTINPRQIDIIHRVFNPSTKEIDWARRVVEAIRQAEAEGSGVASLDGKMVDAPIVNRAERILQLAKLLGLREEEGQ; encoded by the coding sequence ATGCAGCTGCGGCGAACGATGCTGTTTATTCCCGGGAATAATCCCGGTATGCTGCAAAACGGCGGCGTTTTTGGCGCCGATGCGGTCATTCTTGACCTGGAGGACGCGGTCGCGCCCCAAGAGAAAGATGCGGCCCGGCTGCTGGTGGCGCATGCGCTCAAATATGTGGACTACGCGGGCAGTGAACGGGTGGTCCGGATTAACACCCTTGACACCTTCGGTTTGGCCGACATCCGGGCGATTGTGCCCTGCGGCCCCGATGCTTTGTTGGTGCCCAAGGTGCAGTGCGCGGCCGACATTGAGGCTGCGGCTAAAGCGGTGGCGCTAGCCGAACGGCCGGGGCAGAAACCGGTCAACTTAATCGCGTTGATTGAAACGCCGCGCGGGCTGGCCGAAGCGTATGCAATCGCCACGGCCGATAAGCGCGTCGTCGCTCTGGCACTGGGGGCCGAGGACTATACGGCCGCCATCGGTGCGCAGCGCACGCCGGAAGGCAGTGAAATTCTAACCGCCCGCACCCTGCTCGTCAATGCCGCGGCGGCCGCCGGCATCCAGGCCATCGACACTCCCTATACCGACGCGAATGATGAAGCCGGCCTGGAGCGCGACACCGCCTTTGCCAAACACCTTGGTTTTCGTGGCAAACTGACGATCAACCCCCGCCAGATCGACATTATTCACCGTGTCTTCAATCCCAGTACTAAAGAAATAGACTGGGCCCGGCGCGTCGTTGAGGCTATCCGCCAGGCTGAGGCTGAAGGCTCGGGGGTGGCGTCGCTGGACGGCAAGATGGTAGATGCCCCTATCGTCAACCGGGCCGAACGCATTCTGCAGCTGGCCAAGTTGCTTGGGCTGAGGGAGGAGGAAGGACAATGA